CCAGCCTGCGGCGAGATCAGCCCGACCAACATGTAGAACGTGGTGGTCTTGCCGGCCCCGTTGGGGCCCAGCAATCCGACGATTTCACCCTGGGCCACCCGCAGGGCCACATCGTTGACGACCCGACGGCCACGGTACACCTTGACCAGCCCTTCGGCGGAGAGTACCGAGGGATTGGCCGGAATGGCCGCCACCGGTGGAGGCGTGGCGGTGCGACCATGCTGGGGATGTTCGCCGGTGTCTCGAATCAGCTGCGACACCTCCGACCGATGGTGCGCCATACGGGCCCAGTGGGCCGGGGCCACCGTGATCACGGCTTCGGGATCGGCCATTCCAGTCGCCGGTAACAGCACCGCGTCTTCATTGGCCAGTCGGGGCAGCAGGGTGCCGCTCAGATGGCCGCGAACGGCCTCCATGGTGAGCCTGGCCGCTTCGGTCTCCCGGTCGCGGCCCTCGTGCACAAGCACGTCCAGCAGCGCCTCCCGAAACCGTGACGCCAAGGCATGCAGCGGGGTAGCCCCGCGGCTGTTGGCGACTTCGATCAAGGCGCCCAGCGCCAGCGTCAAATTGCGATCACTGACCGCCAAGCGCTCAAGGAGCGCGGCGGTCGGGTCGAGATCTGGCGCTTGAAACGAGGACGGATCGGTCATGAACGGCGACGGGGATCGGGAACGGCAGTGAGGAATGGACTCTGGGTCAATGGCCTCTGGCGAGGCCCATTGGGGACTGGCGGGGGCACCTTGGGTCGCGTCGGACCGGCCGGTCGACCCTTTGTGCTGTCGGATAGACTATCGGGGGCCGGTTCTTGATACAGTCCCGATGCGGCGGAATCAACCGTGACGAACCGGACCTGCCCGCTATCGAAGACGACCAGGATCGTGACGCCGCGGACGTAGTTCAGCGAAGCCGGCGCCGTCGGCCCCTGCTTGTTGGCAATCTGGAAGAGCGAACTGGCATTCCCGATGGCGTGAATTTCGCTGATTTTGGCGCGCTGGCTGGTGTCTCCAGGGGTCTCCGTGGAGTCGAACCATGCTCTCACCGTGTCGCCGCTCAACACGTCCCGATCGTCGGACTTGATCTTGAGCGTATCCGGTGTGCCGGTCGCCACGGCGCGCCCGATGGCGATCACCTGGCGGACTCGTTGCTCCGGCATGCGCACGGCAATGGAATCGGCGACCAGCAGTTGTGACGATGTGGTGGCTTTGGCTCTCCCTTTTCCAAACGCATACGCGCGATCAAGCTTCTGGTCGGCAAAACGGAGATCGATCTGCTCGGCTTGCATGACCACATCGTTGTTGGACGAATTGGCATTGTGCAGGGCGATCACGCGTTCGACTTTTCGATCCTTGCTGTAGATGTCGATGGTATCGCCGAACAAGCGAAACGGCTGTTCCTTGTCGCGATTGACGATGCGCGCCGTGCGGATGAGCCGAGCGCGTTCGGTCAGCTTGTCGAAACTCGCCGAGTCTGACTCGCCCAGCAGTGTAGTGCGATTGATTTGCACGTCGCCCCAGGCAAACAGCAGGCTGTCTGCCTCGTCCACCATCGTGTTTGCCGACACGGTGATTGGCGGGCCGGGCTTGCCGGTGCTGTCCTTCTCGAGGAGTTGCACCGTGGGACGGTTGGGGGCGATCAGTCTCGATGCGGGCCGACTACCAGGCAGGGGCCGCAGGTACTCGATGCTTGAACCGCGAAACGTGCTGCCCGACGCCAGCTGCGTGGCGACCACGTTCCCGTCGGCGAACAGCCGCTCTTCTTTGGTGAAGTAGGTGGCATGCTGTGCCTCGATGCGCATGCGACCCGGGTCTTCGTAGTTCACGTTCCCGAACATGTTGACGATACCCGAGGCTTCGTACTGTTCCGCACTGTCGGCGCGAATCCGGTTCTTCTCGCCCTGGCAGTGCCCCACGAAGCCGCCGCCGATGAAGGTCAGGCCCGTGCTGTCGGGAAGGCGTTGATACCGAATGCGCGTTTCCGGCGGTGAATCATTGGTGTCGAAGATGCATTGCTTCGTGGCCGCCGGCGCGGGCTTGCGCGGTGTCTTCTTGCCGGCACTGTCGCGGCGCGCCAGTGAGTCACCGGCCATCTTGGCGGCGGAATCAAGCGCGGCGACACGCGCTGTCGAATCGCGTACGGCCGAGTCGCGCGCGGCGCGCAACGCGTCGTCGGCCGTGGTGCGCGGCACATCGGCCGCTGGTTTCGCGGCGGCGGTGTCGCGGCGCGCTTCGCCCGCGGGGGGCCGTGGCGCGCGTCGTGGGCCGAAGCAACCGGCCACGAGTGCCGGCACAACCAGCATGGCCAGTGGACGAAACAGGGCGCGTCGCACGCTGTGCCTACTTCACCGGGATCTGCACCGGCGCGATGATCTTGCAGGCGCGGAGGCACCGGAAGTTCGTCATGCGCGGATCGGATTCGAATCCGATGCCGGTGAAGGTCCGTTCGGGTTCGTTGAGCACGAAGGCACTGTCAGTGAAGATCTGGTTGCGTTGCTGATCGTACACGAGTTGGGGGGAGGTCAGTCGCTTCCCGTCATCGCGAATCACCACCACATCACCGCGCGCCTCCAGGCGCGACAGTCGGGAGTTGTACACGCCGGTCCGCGACGTCATCACGCCATCCTTGAGTCCTTGCGCCGTGTAGAACGTGACGTTGACCCGGCGCAACTCCAGGCGCGACCCGTCGTCGTAGGTGTAGGCCGTGTCACTCAGCAGCAGCCCCTTCGCCACGCTCTGATCCGTGAGCACGGTACGGAGACCGAAGATGACCTGGTCGGCGGAATCGGGAATCGCCGACGACTTCGCCACCACCGGCTTCACGGCGGCGGGCTTGCGTGGGCATCGCGCGGCTCCAAGCACCATGACCGCCGTCAGCGCACTGCCCAGCACACCGCGGCGCCGGTACCTCGTGCGTGACCACACACTCATGCCGCGCCCGCGCGCAGCAAGTCGTGCAGGTGGACGATCCCCACCAGCTGTCCATCCGCATTGAGTACCGGCATCGCCATGATCCCCTGTGTCTCCATCCGATGCACGACCGCACTCCCCAATTCGTAGTCATGGGCCATGCGCGGCGCGGTGGACATCACCGCCGCGACCGGCACGGTCAGCACATCCCGCTCCCGCTCCAGCAAGCGCGTCAAATCGCCTGCGGTGACGACCCCGATGACGCGAGACTGTTCCACGACCATGGCGATGCCGCGTCGGGCCGCCAGCAGGACGACGGCCTCCCGCATGGTGGCCGCGCTGGATAACGTCGGCAGCTGATCGGTCTCCATGACGTCCGTCACCCGGGTCAGCAACCGGCGCCCGAGTGCCCCGCCGGGGTGCAATCGGGCAAAGTCCTCTTTGCGAAATCCCTTCTCCTGCAGTAACGCGACGGCCAACGCGTCGCCAAGGGCCAGCGTGACGGTCGTACTGGTCGTTGGCGCGAGGTCGTGTGGACAGGCCTCCTCGCGAACGCCCAGGTCGAGGGTGACCTCCGCCGCCCGTGCCAACCGCGACGATGGCTCTGACGTCATGGCGATCATGTGGACCCCCATGCGCGCCAAGGCATCGATGAGCCCAAGGAGTTCGTCGCTCTCCCCGCTCTTCGAGATGAGAATCGCGACGTCGTCCGCCCCGACCATCCCGAGATCACCATGCACGCTTTCCACCGGATGCAGGAACATGGCCGGCGTGCCGGTGGAGGTGAATGTCGCGGCCATCTTGCGCCCCACCAGCCCCGACTTGCCCACGCCCGCCACAATGACGCGTCCTCGGCACTCGGCCAGCAAACGCACCGCGCGGGCAAACGCCTCATTCAGCGATGCGTGCGCCGAGGTCAGCGCGAGCGCCTCGAGTTCGAGTACTCGTCGTCCGCGGGCAATGATCTCCTCGACGGTACTCATGCCGCCGGATCCTCGGAGCGTTTCGCGACGTAGTCCTCGACCAGGTCCATCCACTGTCCGCGCGCCTGCAACAGCGCTTCTGCAAACTCCCGCACGGCGCCAAATCCGCCCCGCGCGGACAACTGCAACGTGGCGCTGCGCCGCACTTCGGCCACGGCATTCCCCACCGCGACCGGCAGCCCCACGGCCCGCAGCACGGACAAGTCCGGCAAGTCGTCACCCAGAAACGCGCACTCATCCAGCGAGCACTTGAGGTCCGCGAGCACTCGTCGCAGCGCCGGCAACTTTCGGGCGTGTGGATCCTGCACGACGGCCGCCGCACCCAACTCGCGCGCGCGCATCGCCACGCTCTCCGAAACGCGGCCAGTGATGATCACGATCTGCACACCGGCTTCGCGCAGGAGAAAGATGCCCAGTCCGTCCTGGATGTCATACCGCTTGAGCTCAAACGGCACGGTGACGTCACCGTCGCCGACGCGCGTCGCGCCCAGATACACCCCACCATCGGTGAGCACGCCATCCACGTCGAGACCCACCACGCGAATGCGGCGGGCGAGTTCCGGGTCAATGCGCGGCGCATTGATGATGAGCGGCGGCAGCACGTGGTCGGTCATCGACGCACCCGATCCCAGATGTCCACGGCGCGCGCGAGGAGATCTGATAAAACGCCAAGGGGCAACATGTTCGGGCCATCACTCGGCGCGCGATCGGGATCGGGATGCGTTTCGAGAAACAGTCCCTGCGCACCGGCGGCGATCGCCCCGAGTACGAGCGGTGGAATGAACTCGCGCGCACCGCCGCTGGTGCCGCCAGCTCCCATGCCCGGTCGCTGCACGCTGTGCGTGCCATCGAAGATGGCCGGCACTTCGCAACTCGTGCGCAAACGCACAAACGCGCGCATGTCGACGACCAGGTCCCCATAGCCGAAGAATGTGCCGCGCTCGGTGACCGCCAGCTCGCCGCAGGCGAGTCCGGCCAGGTGTGCCCCTGCTTCGACCTTGCGCAACGCGCCGCGCATGCCTTCGGGATGCATCCACTGCCCTTTCTTCACGTTCACCGGCTTGCCGGTGGCGCCCGCCGCCAGCAAGAGGTCAGTCTGTCGGCACAGGAAGGCGGGGATCTGCAGCACATCCACCACTGCCGCCGCCGGCGCGCACTGGGCGGCATCGTGCACGTCGGTCAGGAGAGGCAGCCCCGTGGACGCGCGAACGCGCTCAAGGGCACGGAGCCCTTGCTCAAGGCCCGGCCCCCGAACGCCATCGACATTCGATCGGTTCGCCTTGTCGAAGCTGGCCTTGTAGATGATGCCGCCCGGCACGTGCTCGGCGAGTCGGGCCAGTGCCTCGCCCACGCGCAGATTCAGCGTGTCATCCTCGAGTTGACAGGGGCCGGCGATCAGGAACAGTTGATCGTGGGGGAACCGCGCGACGGAGGTCGAATCGCCAGTGGCTGTACCGCGCACGTCAGCGCGCGCTTTCAGCGTTCACCCCGACCGGCGACGGTGCCGGCATCTGGGCCTGTGCTGCCGACACCGCCGCCTGGCCATCCTCGCGGCGATGACGATCGGCCGCCGCCACAAATCCGGCGAACAACGGATGCGGGCGCAGCGGACGGGACTGCAGCTCGGGATGGAACTGACAGCCGATGAACCACGGGTGAGCGGGTAGTTCGATCATCTCCACCAACGAACCATCCGGTGAAAGACCGCTCAGCTTCAGCCCGTGTTCGACAAACGATTCGCGATACCGATTGGAGACCTCGTAGCGATGCCGATGGCGTTCACTGACCTCTGGCTGCCCGTAGATCTCCGCCGCCTTCGAGCCCGGACGCAGTCGGCACGGGTACGCACCCAATCGCATGGTGCCGCCCTTGTCGGTGACTTCGCGTTGCGAGTCCAGGAGTGAAATGACCGGATCGGCGCATTCCGGCGCGAACTCACTGGAATGGCTTTCGCCCAGGCCCAGGACATGGCGCGAGAATTCGATGATGGCCACCTGCATGCCAAGACAGATACCGAAGAACGGCAGCTGCATTTCGCGGGCGGCCCGAATGGCTTCCACCATTCCCTCGACGCCGCGTACGCCGAATCCGCCGGGAACGAGCAGGCCGTCGAACGCCGCCAGAATTTCGCGCGCACGCTCTGGCGATGTGAACGCGTCACTCGATGTCCAGGCGAGATCCACGCCGACGTCATTGGCAATGCCCCCGTGAATCAAGGCTTCGTGCACGCTCTTATAGCTGTCGATGTAGTCGGTGTACTTGCCAACCACGCAGATCTTCACGCGCGCGCGCGGCTTGGTGATGCGCTGCACCATGGCGCGCCAGGCGGCGAGATCCGGCGTGGGCGCCGTGAGGCGCAGGCGCTCCATGACGCGCTCGGCAAATCCCTGTGCCTCGAAGGACAGGGGAATCTCGTAGATCGTGGGGACATCCGCGCTCTCGATCACGGCGCCGAAGTCCACGTTGCAGAACAACGCGATCTTGCGCTTGACGTCGTCACCCAGCGGGCGCTCGGTGCGACAGATGAGGAAGTCGGGTTGAATACCGATCTCCATCAATTCCCGTACTGAATGCTGCGTGGGTTTGGTCTTCACTTCGCCCGCGGCCGCGATGTACGGCACCAGCGTCAGGTGCACGAACATCGCGTTCTCCTTGCCGACCTCACGCCGGAACTGTCGGATGGCCTCGAGGAATGGCAGCGATTCGATGTCGCCAACCGTCCCGCCAATTTCCACCAGCACGACATCGTTGCCGGGCGCGATCCGTTTGATCGCGAGCTTGATTTCGTCGGTGATGTGCGGGATGACCTGCACCGTCGACCCGAGGTACTCACCGCGCCGTTCCTTGGTGATGACATTCGAGTAGATGCGACCCGTGGTGATGTTGTTGGCCTGCGACAGCGGGCGGTCAAGGAAACGTTCGTAGTGCCCGAGATCGAGGTCCGTCTCCGCGCCATCGTCGGTGACAAACACCTCGCCGTGCTGGAACGGCGACATGGTGCCGGGGTCGACGTTGAGATAGGGGTCGAGCTTCATCATCGTCACGCGGAATCCGCGCTCGACGAGCAGTCGACCCAGCGACGCGGCGGCGATACCCTTGCCCAGCGACGACACCACTCCGCCGGTGACGAAGATGTATCGGCGCGGTGGTCTGGCTGCTGGCCATGTGATTGGTGGACATCAGGCGTGTTCCTGGCTCGGGGTCAGATGACGATGCAGCGGTGTTCCCGCCGTGTTCAGCAGCGCCCAGCGCACATTGGCGTGGGCCAGATCTTCTTCGGTGTCGATCCCGCCATCAACGGCGGGCACATCGGCGACGCCGATCGCCACGCCATGGGCGAGCGGCCGGAGTTGCTCCAGACGTTCGATCAATTCGAGCGGATGCGGCGGCCACGTCACCCATGCCTGCAACGCGTCACGGGTGTACGCGTACACCCCGACGTGCTGGCGGACCAGCGGCTGCCGCAGTGCGCGATCGCTGCCGTCACGCAGAAAGGGAATGGGTGCCCGCGAAAAGTAGAGCGCCAACCCGTCATCCGTGCACACGACTTTCACGACGTCGGGCCGTTCCAGCACTCCGACGTCGGCGGGAACGGCCGCCGTGCCAATGGACGCCCGATGCGCTGCAACAATCGCGACGGCCCCGGAAAGCGCCGCGAACGACACAAACGGCTCGTCGCCTTGTACGTTCAGGATGATGTCAAATCCGCGGTATTCCGGACGGGCCGCCACTTCCGCCACGCGGTCGGTGCCCGATGGATGCTCGATCGATGTCAGAACGACCGGAATCCCGTGAAGGACGCACTGTTCGGCGACTTCGTCGGAGTCGGTGGCCACCACACTATGGTCGGCCACACCGAGCGCCACCACGCGTTGGTAGACTCGGACGACCAGCGGAAGCCCGGCCAAAAGGCGGAGAGGCTTGCGCGGCAACCGCGTGGCACCGAGGCGCGCCGGGATCACGGCCAGGACAGGCATCGACGAGTCGATGGGAACGTAGTTGCAGCAAAATTCACGCCATGTAAGATACGAAGTCCGTCGCGCGAAGGCAAACGCTTCCTCGCAGCGTGTCGGGTCGCGATTTCCCTTAGCCCATGGGCATGCCGAACGTTTGGTGGTGGATTGGATTCAATACCCTGATCCTGGT
This genomic window from Gemmatimonadaceae bacterium contains:
- the lptC gene encoding LPS export ABC transporter periplasmic protein LptC — its product is MSVWSRTRYRRRGVLGSALTAVMVLGAARCPRKPAAVKPVVAKSSAIPDSADQVIFGLRTVLTDQSVAKGLLLSDTAYTYDDGSRLELRRVNVTFYTAQGLKDGVMTSRTGVYNSRLSRLEARGDVVVIRDDGKRLTSPQLVYDQQRNQIFTDSAFVLNEPERTFTGIGFESDPRMTNFRCLRACKIIAPVQIPVK
- a CDS encoding KpsF/GutQ family sugar-phosphate isomerase yields the protein MSTVEEIIARGRRVLELEALALTSAHASLNEAFARAVRLLAECRGRVIVAGVGKSGLVGRKMAATFTSTGTPAMFLHPVESVHGDLGMVGADDVAILISKSGESDELLGLIDALARMGVHMIAMTSEPSSRLARAAEVTLDLGVREEACPHDLAPTTSTTVTLALGDALAVALLQEKGFRKEDFARLHPGGALGRRLLTRVTDVMETDQLPTLSSAATMREAVVLLAARRGIAMVVEQSRVIGVVTAGDLTRLLERERDVLTVPVAAVMSTAPRMAHDYELGSAVVHRMETQGIMAMPVLNADGQLVGIVHLHDLLRAGAA
- a CDS encoding HAD hydrolase family protein; the encoded protein is MTDHVLPPLIINAPRIDPELARRIRVVGLDVDGVLTDGGVYLGATRVGDGDVTVPFELKRYDIQDGLGIFLLREAGVQIVIITGRVSESVAMRARELGAAAVVQDPHARKLPALRRVLADLKCSLDECAFLGDDLPDLSVLRAVGLPVAVGNAVAEVRRSATLQLSARGGFGAVREFAEALLQARGQWMDLVEDYVAKRSEDPAA
- the kdsA gene encoding 3-deoxy-8-phosphooctulonate synthase — encoded protein: MRGTATGDSTSVARFPHDQLFLIAGPCQLEDDTLNLRVGEALARLAEHVPGGIIYKASFDKANRSNVDGVRGPGLEQGLRALERVRASTGLPLLTDVHDAAQCAPAAAVVDVLQIPAFLCRQTDLLLAAGATGKPVNVKKGQWMHPEGMRGALRKVEAGAHLAGLACGELAVTERGTFFGYGDLVVDMRAFVRLRTSCEVPAIFDGTHSVQRPGMGAGGTSGGAREFIPPLVLGAIAAGAQGLFLETHPDPDRAPSDGPNMLPLGVLSDLLARAVDIWDRVRR
- a CDS encoding CTP synthase, which encodes MTWPAARPPRRYIFVTGGVVSSLGKGIAAASLGRLLVERGFRVTMMKLDPYLNVDPGTMSPFQHGEVFVTDDGAETDLDLGHYERFLDRPLSQANNITTGRIYSNVITKERRGEYLGSTVQVIPHITDEIKLAIKRIAPGNDVVLVEIGGTVGDIESLPFLEAIRQFRREVGKENAMFVHLTLVPYIAAAGEVKTKPTQHSVRELMEIGIQPDFLICRTERPLGDDVKRKIALFCNVDFGAVIESADVPTIYEIPLSFEAQGFAERVMERLRLTAPTPDLAAWRAMVQRITKPRARVKICVVGKYTDYIDSYKSVHEALIHGGIANDVGVDLAWTSSDAFTSPERAREILAAFDGLLVPGGFGVRGVEGMVEAIRAAREMQLPFFGICLGMQVAIIEFSRHVLGLGESHSSEFAPECADPVISLLDSQREVTDKGGTMRLGAYPCRLRPGSKAAEIYGQPEVSERHRHRYEVSNRYRESFVEHGLKLSGLSPDGSLVEMIELPAHPWFIGCQFHPELQSRPLRPHPLFAGFVAAADRHRREDGQAAVSAAQAQMPAPSPVGVNAESAR
- the kdsB gene encoding 3-deoxy-manno-octulosonate cytidylyltransferase yields the protein MPVLAVIPARLGATRLPRKPLRLLAGLPLVVRVYQRVVALGVADHSVVATDSDEVAEQCVLHGIPVVLTSIEHPSGTDRVAEVAARPEYRGFDIILNVQGDEPFVSFAALSGAVAIVAAHRASIGTAAVPADVGVLERPDVVKVVCTDDGLALYFSRAPIPFLRDGSDRALRQPLVRQHVGVYAYTRDALQAWVTWPPHPLELIERLEQLRPLAHGVAIGVADVPAVDGGIDTEEDLAHANVRWALLNTAGTPLHRHLTPSQEHA